TTTTGGATTGAATAATTCTGTGTGGAAAGCTGTTCTGAATTGAGTAGCTCTCCTGACTTCTACCCAATAGATGGTTGTAGCAGTCTGCTCCCAGCAGTGGCAAGGAAAAATGTCTTCAAGACTTTACTAAGTGTCCCTTGGGCTGCAAAGTCTCATTTTTGAGAACCACAGATCTTAAAGCAGGAGTGATGTGCTAACAGGACACCTACCTGACCTCTGGGCCCTTAATTATAAGAGGTGAGGAAGAGCAGATAGCTAATAATTTGAGAGGGTTACAGGGCCATCAGTGCCTTCTGGGAAGACCAGATTTTGATCAGAGAGAGGCTGAAGCGAATCTTTCTAGAAAAGGGTGagaatatagaaaatattttagtgtTTACAGCTATAATGTAGCTAACATCAGCCTTGAGGAAATGTATTGCATGATGACCTGATAGTCAATGTGTTTGATCTAATTACCTCACTTCCTTTGCCTAACCCAGTTCACTAAATGAGTCACCCACTTCTTAATGGATCTTATAATGCAGATTTCAATGATGATATTTAATTCATGCTGGGTTTCTGCTATATTAGAAATCAAGAGTCCCAGAAGGACACACGAAATATACAAAGCAAGGACCTTGGCAGGGCTGAGGCACAGTCCTGTCTGCTCCTTCCAAGAATGCTCTTCAGACTCTTACCAGCAAAACAGGCATGCTCCAGAAGCCAGAGCTTCTAGTTATGTCCTAGGCatacagacaaaaatgaagaCTCATCTATAAAAAACAAGGAGGGTTGAAAGATGTGAGGAGGATAAAGGTATCTAGATTGCCTGGCATTAGTAGAACTGCAATAAATTTATGAGGTTCTATTTCAACAGGATTTCCCTTTATTTGCTTACTTCCTGTGTGCCCTTGACCAAACAGTAACCTTCTAGGCTCTGGGGGTATGAAATAAACATGGCATAgaaggggaggggcactgccACCTAAACAGCGAGATCACATCATAATCCATTTAAAGTGTGACAGCAAGAGGGAAACAATGAAAAGaggtttttattttctgaggAAATATCAATAACATGTAACATGTAACAAGTTATGTGTAAAAAATAAGGACTTAACTGCCTTGATCTCTACGTGCGAATGGCATAGCTACCTCCATGCCCATacaagagaaaagggaacctgctTTGGTGTAGAAAGAGCACTGCCAACCTATTAGGAGAGAAAGGTAGTGGTGGCCTCTTGGGCTCAACCATCCGTGCACACAATCGGGTAAGTCACAAAGTAGTGGAACATAAGAGTGTAGGATAAGgcactttgtttttaattctatCAGTTTCTTGAGAAAATTATTTAAGGTCTGGGGTCCATACCCAGGAGGCCATCAGAGCGCCACAGTCCTGAGTAGGCTCCTTGGTGTGCTCTGCCCACCTGTCCAGGTGCATTCCGACTTCTCAGTAAACTTCCCACAGCATGACCAGTGGGGACGACCTGGGTGGCCTTTGTGTCCATGGCCACAGCCTAAGTACCCACCTGCATGGTACATGAGGAGAGGATAAAACAGCCATCAGAGTGAAGTCCAGTTTACTGTGGAAATTAATGCTCCTGGCATCATTCAGACTCATGTCTACGAAAACGTTGAGTAAAAGCCCAGCAAGGGAATGAGCTACATGACACCTCTATGCTTAGGACTCCCAAAACTGATGATTCAAATCAATCACTGTTAGTTAGCTAATGTTCTAAGAAGAGTTATTTTAACACTCTGCTAACTCAGGAAGATGAACTGGTTTGGATTTTAACTGTAAAGTTATTGAAGTAAAAGAGAAGGGTACAGtggtagaaataaaaaaggtaGATCCTTAAGTATTTATATGAAAGTGTGCAAAAGCCTATGTAAGGCCCACATTAGCATAAGGACATGGTAGAATACTTAAAAAACATTAGAACTCTTGTTGAGCTGAATCTCCTCCTCCCCCCAAGGAAAGAGGTAGACCTGGCCTAGTTGGTTTAATCATCTACTCCTCCATCCCTGCCTTGCATGGAATTTCTTTAAAGTTTTGAAAGGAACAGGATGGGTTTACATTTTACACACTGTTGGCTGTTGGAATAGATTGAAATCAAGCATCCCAGGAAGAAACGGCTCAAAGGACTAGTGAACTGTATCAAAACTAAAATAACTCAAAACCTTTAAGCATACTCTTTCAATTTTTCAGAACAAAGAAGCTTTAAATGGAACTTTTAGAACTGTGGTATATTTACATGCATGGACTTTATTCCTAGAAACAAAGCCTAAGCCTGAATGTCCTAGCCCTAGTGGCCGAGTGGTAGTTGATTCCCAGGGCTGGGAGACAGGCTCAGAAGGTAAGGACTTTTAGGAGGGAGGTCCTCCTCACCTGGCATGGTGCCTCCACAGGCACAGCGGGCAGTTTTCTGGCCTCCAGTGGAGCAGAAAGTGCAGCAGTGAAACACCCCCGGGTGTGGGCGGTGCCTTTTCCTCACGGTCACAGTGAATGGTGAGCCCTTCAGTGTTCAGACCAAGAGCAAAGAACAACACCTTATGAGTCAACAGGATGTGCTGAGTATCTCATATGCTAAGTGGACTGTCAGTCACAGGGCCTGCCCTTGGAAGGACAAGGATAGCCAGAGAGGAACAGTCTAGGTAACTAGCTGGCAGCTCAGCTGGATGGGACCAGACACAAATGCAGTGAACACCTAATACCCTGGTAAGCCTAGTCTGCTTCCCTGTTACTGACTTCATCCTGTCTTCTCCATTCTTGAGGAATCTCTGGGGCAACCACAAGGCTAGGACCTCCTATGGCCCTTTCTCCACTTTCTTGGCCACACATTGCTCCTCACACTGAGCCTATCTCCTTTTCTTCCCCCCCTCCAGCCTGGACCTATCGGTTTACCCATCTGCTTACGCTTAGATGCACGCAAGGGAGAAGGGCTGAGTGTGTGGTTCATAACTCTTGTATTAGATGCTCTCCTACCTAACCCCTTTCCTTCAAGGATAACCTCCATTACCTATTTCTATCCTATgttaaacaataaatatttaataggtGTTGCTATGTGCCTATCCCTATGTGAGAACCACACAGTCTGGCAAAAGCACAAAGTAGAGTCTGGCAACTTGGAAGCCTTTCAAATGTTAAGTTTCTCTTCCTTTAAAGAAtttataatctttttaaaaaaacttgtaGCTCAAAGAAATGGGTTCAGAATGATTTGCTGTGTATTTCAGCAAATTTGGTATCTTAGTATAATTAGATGATGACCTTTGTGCTTACATGGTTTGAAAGAAAAGTGGAATAATGTATGCAAAAACCTTAACCCACTCTGCCATAATGTAGTTAGGCATGTGATAAGTGGCTATTGAATATGAGTGATCCTAGTGCAGAGACCACTAGTCTAATGTATCATGACACTGTGGTATTTATTGTCCCTTTCAGTGTTGATTTCTGGTTGGGGGAACGTCTGACTACTGGAATGTCAGCAGAGAGATTCTGCTGGGCATGCTGAATattacctaatttttaaaaattcataatctTTAAACCAGAAGGTGTTACACTTATCTGTGGAGgagatgtagtaaccacagtaaCAGATAAGCATCTAAACAGAGCAGAGAATTTCGAGAGCAGATGGGTAGTTAGGCAGACAGATAACTGATCAGTTGTGAGAAGAGGGAGTGACTCTCCCAGTTACGTTCCAGTAAGTCCATGTGTGGTCACAGTCTGAATAAAGCTGGAAAATTCTGCACTACATCCTATTTCCTGAATTCATATGCTTGTCTGCTGGAAGACTGCTCCTGCAATCAAGGCATCTTTCCCAAATTAAGAATTCCAATAAACCATCTGGAAGAATGGTAACATGCAAGCATAACTGCTGGGGGTTAAATAGGGACAGAGGGTCCTATGGTCATTAACATCTCCTAGTACgaataaaagtagtaaaatctgGTCATTTCTAGagtgaagagaagaaagaaaggaagataatCCTATTCAGTCCCTCTATATAGCTGTTCCTATGAGAAGTGTCTCCACACCCTAAGATGAGAGAAGCCAGAGGTGAGGGCAAAAGGAGCTCAGGGAAGCACACGCTAGGGTGTTTCTCACCTGCACGTGCTGCTCTTTGACACAGACCAGCACAGTATAGACGCCAGGTTCCCTGGGGGTGTAGGAAATGTAGTATGTCCCGTCCTTGTTATCTTGCACCATTGTTCTGACTGGACTGAATGGAGAATAAGAGGTCAAAAAAACCACTAACTCTTACAGGCCTGCTTCAGTTGCCCACATTTTAGGACATAAACTCTACACCATTCAattcaatattaattttaaatgtgCCCAAGCAGGATGCTGCTTCTACTTATCTTGAAAAGTAATTTTACAATAGAAAGGAAGCAACAGAAATACTAATTTAATCTGATGTGCAGATGAAttctttgaaaacactgtgttctCTTCAAACTTCCATTCAAAGGAGAGCTTCTGTTGTCCCCTTCTGCTCTTtgaccttcctcctccctcccctaatTTCAGAGACATAAGTATGCTCCCAGCACAATTTAATAGCAAAGGGGGACTGAATTTTGAGAAGGGCACCATTCAGTCTAACAGAACGTTTTTCAGTCTATAATATCAAAGCTTGGGAGTGAAGACAATCTGAGGGGCAGATCAGACTTTTTGGGAGAGAACTGAATATGGGCAAAGAACCCACACAAGAAAACATAACTGGTCCAATTGATCAGATCATATTTTTAAACAGCATCATGGGGAGGTAAGATGTAACTACTGCAGAAACATCTCCACTATTGCAAAGGACTTCAGATTTCCAGTTTCATCACCACTTATTACCCATGACACCTGATTGTGTAATACAAACCTGTCTTTCTTATCTTTAGGGACTACTGCAACTTGAATGTTGTCTCCTCCTCTGCCCATGCTCTCTCCTGCTGTATCCTTACAAAGCAGGGTGAAAGAGGCTGTCTGTTTCTCCCGGGCTCTGTGGAGATCTGCAGAAGATAAACACTCAGTCCTTAAAAGGCCAACTGCAGTGCCTCCATCCTCTGATCAGACACcattttgccttttctctttAGTACAAAAGGTTGTGCTTCCTGTAATCATCCTGCTCCCTTTCTTTTGCCTTCCCTTTCTGTCTCACAGAGCTTTGGGAGTCCCTTCTGGTGAGCCTGGTTATCACTCAGCCAGCAGGTGCTCCTGGATCACATAGGATCCTGGGCCTTCAGCCCTACAGCTGCTTTGAAAATACTCAGGACTGACCTACCTATTCAGAGATAAAAACTAGACCCTGTGAGAGAAGCTGGTAACCCCCAAAACTACCCTCTCTAAGCAGATCCTGTAGTAACAGGCAGGGGATACAGCTGACCTACTTGTACTTTTCATGTGAGATCCTCCATAATTCACTTGTGCCGTGGTGTTGGGGGAATATGCGATAGCTCAGCCCCTGGTCTGGCAGTCAGAGGAAATGGGGCTTTTCAACCTGGGGTTCATCAACTACTGTGAGGTTTTTGGAGAGGCTTATGAAGGGTATAAGGATCTCCTGAAATTGCCCAATTGGTGGGTGTTTCTTGAGGGAGAGATCATTCTCAAAGTTGCCTATGACTTCCCAAACAGTTAAGAATTCAGTGCCAGAGTCAGGCCGACTCTAGGATACAATCTTCCTGTCAGAGCTGATCTACAAAATACATGTTTGAATAACATGTGTCCTTTAGGCAGAAAACACTGTGGTAAAAAGAAATTGTTTTCCCCCTACTGAATGAAATGCCTACCCTATTTTAAATGCCAATGATATGTGGCTTATCTGAACCAAAAAGAGCATAGAAGAAAGTAAACCCAATACTGCCTTTCTCACTCCTCTGAAACGCTCTTCAGAACTTGCAAGCTCCAAGCAACCTGAGGCCTGCCGTGCTCCCTCTGAGTGGGCAGGATTGTGTCCTGCCCTAAAGTCTATGCTTTTTTCTCTATGGGCGCTGTCTCTGTTCTGTCGTCTGATAGAAATGGCATGATTTTTGAGTTTCTTGGTAGTTACTACCTTTCTCAACTGGAAAAGGGTAAAGCCTTACTCCTGTATGGAATATTAACTGTACTCGGACCAGaacaaatcagaaagaaaaaggcaaaggaGGGGTCACTGATCTTTAGGTCATATGTCTTTCTCCCTTGCTAAACTGATCAGTAGGGAGCTCCTGCTAGCTGAAAAAGCCACACCTCCTTAAACACCATGATCCAGTCCACTGCCCTCTCCGTGCCAATGGGAAATGCCCTCCTACCTTCTCCTTGAAGGACACATTTGGCAGGATCGACCTCTTTGGTATTGATGGTCCCATAAACTTCATAACCATGGCATCGGCCTGCTTTCTCCTGAGGGAAAAAGCGTATCTTATCATTTACTCCAGGATGGGCACTGTATTCAACCTTGTTCAGCTTTGTAAGCCGTTCCACTACAACCCCCTTGGTGAGGAGGATCTCCAAGTCCGAGCCACTGGTCAGCAGGTGCTCGGTGAACTCCACTCCAGTGCGCATGTCTGCCAGCAGCTGCTCCAGCTGGGCCTTCTGCAGCTGCAGGGAGTTTTCCTTCTGGATCCGTATGTCTTCCAGCTGCTTCAGCAGCTTGTCCCGGTGCTCCTCAATGGCCTTGATGTAGCCCTCGGAGAATGTTCGCACATCAGCTGCCACAGCCTCCACTCGCTCCTGGAGGGCACTGTTTGCCCCTTTGATCTGTACCAGGGCTTCCTCCAGGGCCTCCACGTGGAGCTGGGTGCCTCTGAGGAGCTCCCGCACCGAGTCACCATGCTTGTGGATGACATTGCTGGTGAAGTCACAGGGATGCTCGCGGTGCTCGCCCACCACGCAATCCCGGCACACGGGCCGGTCGCAGAGCTCACAGAACAGTCTCAGCTCTTCTGCAGGGTGAGTGGGACACAGAATGGGTTTCCCTATCTGGCTATAGCCTTTCAAGTCTTTTAGGTCCACCACGGTATGGTAAGTCGTTTTCTTCTGCCGCCTAGGGGCAAACAATGTCAGGAACAAGAAATTAGGGAACATTCTAATGAGCAAAGTCAGCAGTTTTAAGATCATGGTCTCTGAAGTCAAACAAATCTGAGTTCACTTCCTTGTTTTAACCTTTTACTAACCAATGATCCTAGTTCCAGTTCCTCCTCTGTACAGTGTGGATGATACATACCTGAAAGTGCTGCTGTGTATAATAAATGATAGTAGACTCTCTGGCTTGGACATGACTTTGCAAAAGATTGCAATGCTAAAGCTAAGCCTGAATCTTTCTCCAAACAATTAATTTGGGAAGTTTAGACAAGAGCCAAGCCTACTCCTTACAGTAAGCTAGAGGTGAGAGCATGGTAGGAACTCAGCACATAGACAGAAACTGTGCCAGATGGCACAGCAACAAAGCCCGGGCTATCAAAAAGTGGCTAGCTGGCTCCAAGAAAAAGTCTCAGCTTTCATCTAAGATTTTGGTAAGCATTTCCTTTGCCCAGAGCCTCATCATCCAAAGCAGCAAGCTAGAATTTTCCTCAAGAGTCATCTTAACATTATGAGAAAGAGTGAAATCAGTGGTCAGTAGAATCAAAGCTCTTGTAATCCCTTTTCTGTATCCCTCTAGAGATTCAGGGAAATCCTTAGAGAACCACAGTGACTGTGCAGAGCTCCCTTGTTAGCATTTTATCAACTTGACGCTTACATGCCTATGTTGGCACCAGATGAGTGGCTATAGAGAAAATAGAGTCAGCTGCTTAGCTGGCAGCAAGGCAGTCATAATtacaagttaaaaatagaaagcctgAACACTACTTATTCTGGTGGTGAGGCCACAAAACAAATGGAAGGAAGTACTCAACTATTTTAGGCTAATCCTAAAACCTTAGCCATTTTATATTCTAATGTCCTGGAATGGGTGAGGAGATTGAGAAGAGACAAAGAGTGATTTCTGTGACCAACTATTCACCAAATGCCACAAAGACATAATCTGCACTCCAAAGAGCACCTACCAGCCACCTCACCAAGCTCAGTGTAACTCTAGGAACAAGGCAAAGGCTGAGTTGGGGTCACACCAATCAGTACCTTATCCTGGGAAGGTAGCATGGATCACTAGAAAGAGCAAAGAATGCAGTCAGAAGATCTGGACTTAAAATTCGGTTATGTTATATATTaccagctgtgggaccttggCAAATCACatactgcctcagtttcctataaTAACAAATAGGGGTGAAAACAGTGCCTGCTTTTCTATAGGAGTTTCAAGGATCAAATTAGATTGGGGGCAGGAGCTATGCTATTACAGTCATTCTCCTCTGTTTTTCCAGCACCCACTATCACTGTTCAGTGTACAAATGATTGCTGATCCCAGAAAACCGTGCTTTGTAAAAAGGACTGCAAACACTTGATTCTATTACTACTGTGGGTATTATATAAGGCTGCAGGAGTTAACTACCTTTCTAGGTACTGTTATCACATCGTATGTTCCTCTTTGTCCTTCTAAGGCATTTGAGAAAGCTTTCCTTTCCATTTGTTCATCATGGGATTTCTCTGTCTCGACACCTCTTTTTACTTTGCTCTTAAGCTACACCAGGTGGGTTATCCCGTCTTTACCTATGAGCCTGGCAACAGAAGTGGCAGAGGTTGGCTTTGCAGGTCTGACACCTCTTCTCCACTTCCCTGTCGCTGCACAGGTCACACACCAGGCCCTGGCCTTCCCCACGAAGACTCTCCAGCATCACATCGTTCATGGCCAGGTAATCTGTGGTTAAAGCCTTCACGCCACCCACGGGCAGATCCACCTGAGCATCACATACCGGACAGAGGATGCCGATCTGCGGCTGCATACTGGGTGGCTTGAGTTCCTGAAATACTGACCCCTCAGAGCTTGTGTCAGAGTCTCCCCCTCGAAAGTCCATTACTGAGAAGGGTTCCAGCTGCTCTAGACACGTGGTGCAAACTGTGTGTAAGCAAGGCAAGAGCCTGGGGGCTTTGAAAAGTCCCATGCACAAAGGGCAGTGAGTCTTGCCTGAGTTTCCAACGGCAGTTCCGCTGGGGAGTTTGCCCACGAAACGCAGCAGCGGTTTCCTGTTTTCTGACATATTCCCCACGTTTGTGCCCCTTATCAGAAAAGGTCCTGGGCAGTTCTATGCAGGCAATTAAGCCCACAAAAAAGTTGCCACAATTTTAACAGAAACCATGGGGACTTCCTCTTCGGCAAATCAAAGAGCAAAGACGAGGTTTGCTCAAAAGAACCACCCACAGATCTACTCAGGAGATTCCTCTCTTTTCCTTGGCATCCCATACCAGACACACCCACGCGCTCCTCTGCCCCCAGGTCCTCCCCGGAAGCGCTTCCTGATCTAGGTCCTGGGCTAGTCCTGGGCCAACTCCCGGACCCTTGTACCTCTCACAACCTCTACCACACTCCTCCCCCTCCCGCCCCACTGTTCCCGCGCCCGACACgcgccacc
The sequence above is a segment of the Manis pentadactyla isolate mManPen7 chromosome 4, mManPen7.hap1, whole genome shotgun sequence genome. Coding sequences within it:
- the TRIM45 gene encoding tripartite motif-containing protein 45, whose product is MSENRKPLLRFVGKLPSGTAVGNSGKTHCPLCMGLFKAPRLLPCLHTVCTTCLEQLEPFSVMDFRGGDSDTSSEGSVFQELKPPSMQPQIGILCPVCDAQVDLPVGGVKALTTDYLAMNDVMLESLRGEGQGLVCDLCSDREVEKRCQTCKANLCHFCCQAHRRQKKTTYHTVVDLKDLKGYSQIGKPILCPTHPAEELRLFCELCDRPVCRDCVVGEHREHPCDFTSNVIHKHGDSVRELLRGTQLHVEALEEALVQIKGANSALQERVEAVAADVRTFSEGYIKAIEEHRDKLLKQLEDIRIQKENSLQLQKAQLEQLLADMRTGVEFTEHLLTSGSDLEILLTKGVVVERLTKLNKVEYSAHPGVNDKIRFFPQEKAGRCHGYEVYGTINTKEVDPAKCVLQGEDLHRAREKQTASFTLLCKDTAGESMGRGGDNIQVAVVPKDKKDSPVRTMVQDNKDGTYYISYTPREPGVYTVLVCVKEQHVQGSPFTVTVRKRHRPHPGVFHCCTFCSTGGQKTARCACGGTMPGGYLGCGHGHKGHPGRPHWSCCGKFTEKSECTWTGGQSTPRSLLRTVAL